The Pectobacterium carotovorum genome contains a region encoding:
- a CDS encoding bifunctional metallophosphatase/5'-nucleotidase, translating to MKKTLLSLLLCLSTSAMAVQEPVNITILGTSDLHGTFVPWDYATDTANMAGSLSQIATQVHKVRAQQPNVILVDAGDTIQGNFVETFKNDKTSPMILGFNALNYDVWVLGNHEFDFGLNVLSTSLDQFKGTALAGNIFWESGKPYLPSYKIVERQGVKIGIIGMDTPMTAEFAKGTDRVKGLNFTDPVGAVKTVIQQIHDKVDAIVLVAHMGIDNENQRPGTGVGDIARANPELAAIVAGHMHVKVDKEVINGVIVTEPDKYGRALSRIDLQFEQQNGKYVLINKDSYTYSIKDVDSDRKMEDIYEPYHNTLRANANRPIAQLLGHDLVPQDAVKGIPRVHVQDTGISALFQEASRHYAPKAQVIALQIDNDRPKLNVGTISAKDIAFNYQYAGGEITVYQLTGKELKKYMEWSAGYFNQLQDGDVTYSFNPQRRASKYSTNDFFDGVTYTIDLTKPAGQRITDLKMNNGTPVTDDMPIRLGMNSYRMGHLTQKGGVLEGRQFPVLSDTKVEYGEEAGTIRNLTIRYLTEVKKGQYEGTVPQRWKLAGLQGYERERHIVESLLNSGKISVPTSDDGRYSNVQSINVKTLLLPDAAQREKRVAELTQQRDSATDALTKQRLNDRLTIIAAIN from the coding sequence ATGAAAAAAACACTTCTGTCACTTCTGCTTTGTTTGAGTACTTCTGCTATGGCCGTTCAAGAACCCGTCAATATTACGATTCTGGGGACATCCGACCTGCACGGTACTTTTGTTCCCTGGGATTACGCCACCGACACCGCCAACATGGCAGGCAGCCTGAGCCAGATCGCAACGCAGGTGCATAAGGTTCGCGCACAGCAGCCTAACGTGATTCTGGTTGATGCGGGCGATACGATTCAGGGCAACTTTGTCGAAACCTTCAAAAATGATAAAACCAGCCCGATGATCCTCGGCTTTAACGCCCTGAATTATGACGTTTGGGTGCTGGGCAACCACGAGTTCGATTTCGGCCTGAACGTGCTTTCCACCTCGCTTGACCAGTTCAAAGGCACCGCGCTGGCGGGCAACATTTTTTGGGAGAGCGGTAAACCTTACTTACCCTCCTATAAAATTGTCGAACGACAGGGCGTGAAGATTGGCATCATCGGTATGGATACGCCGATGACCGCGGAATTCGCCAAAGGCACTGACCGCGTGAAAGGGCTGAACTTCACCGATCCCGTCGGGGCGGTAAAAACCGTTATCCAGCAAATTCACGATAAGGTCGACGCCATCGTGCTGGTCGCCCATATGGGCATCGATAACGAGAACCAGCGACCGGGCACTGGCGTGGGCGACATTGCTCGCGCAAACCCGGAGTTAGCGGCTATCGTTGCGGGCCATATGCACGTAAAAGTGGATAAAGAGGTGATAAATGGCGTGATCGTCACCGAACCAGACAAATACGGCCGCGCACTATCGCGCATCGATTTGCAGTTTGAACAACAGAACGGCAAATACGTGCTGATCAATAAGGACAGCTATACCTATTCGATTAAGGACGTGGATTCTGACCGCAAGATGGAAGATATCTACGAGCCTTATCACAATACCCTGCGCGCCAACGCCAACCGTCCGATTGCTCAGCTCCTCGGGCACGATCTGGTGCCGCAAGATGCCGTGAAAGGCATTCCTCGGGTACACGTACAGGACACGGGTATCAGCGCCCTGTTCCAGGAGGCCAGCCGCCATTACGCCCCCAAAGCGCAGGTGATCGCGCTGCAAATTGATAACGATCGGCCCAAGCTGAACGTCGGCACCATCTCCGCCAAGGATATTGCCTTTAACTATCAATACGCTGGCGGTGAGATCACGGTTTACCAGCTCACCGGAAAAGAACTGAAGAAATACATGGAATGGTCAGCGGGTTACTTCAATCAGCTACAGGACGGCGATGTGACTTACAGCTTTAATCCGCAGCGCCGCGCGTCCAAGTATTCCACCAACGATTTCTTCGACGGCGTGACGTACACCATCGACCTGACTAAACCCGCCGGGCAGCGCATTACCGACCTGAAAATGAATAACGGCACGCCAGTTACCGACGACATGCCGATTCGTCTGGGCATGAACAGCTACCGTATGGGCCACCTGACGCAGAAAGGCGGCGTGCTGGAAGGTAGGCAATTCCCGGTACTGTCAGACACCAAAGTGGAATATGGCGAAGAAGCGGGCACAATTCGTAACCTGACCATCCGCTATCTGACCGAGGTGAAAAAAGGCCAATACGAAGGCACTGTGCCGCAGCGCTGGAAGCTGGCTGGATTGCAGGGCTATGAACGCGAACGCCACATCGTCGAATCGCTGCTCAACAGCGGAAAAATCAGCGTACCGACCTCAGACGACGGTCGCTACAGCAACGTGCAATCCATCAACGTGAAAACGCTGCTGCTGCCGGATGCCGCGCAGAGAGAGAAACGCGTAGCGGAATTGACGCAACAGCGCGACAGCGCCACCGATGCGTTGACCAAACAACGGCTGAACGATCGGTTGACGATTATCGCGGCCATTAACTAA